From one Sesamum indicum cultivar Zhongzhi No. 13 linkage group LG13, S_indicum_v1.0, whole genome shotgun sequence genomic stretch:
- the LOC105175979 gene encoding beta-1,3-galactosyltransferase sqv-2-like: MLRISLLQAILSTLAVALLIFFITFSIHYNSPSSTPTSKNMLLQETSHPQPHLSLLIGILTQPDRYDIRHFLRLVYGTQSSPIARIDVKFVLCKLTKQEQRVLVALEIIRFNDIIILNCSENMNSGKTYTYFSSLPRILSAPYDYVMKADDDVFLRLKPLALSLQILPRKDLYYGFVIPCPSMNPFVHYMSGMGFVLSWDLVEWISTSQIPANSTFGPEDKLVGEWLNRGNKAKNRISDKPAMYDYPGTNGRCSHDLIPDTVAVHRVKRWDQWLRVLSFFNVTKDIKPSKLYNV; encoded by the coding sequence ATGCTCAGAATTAGCCTACTTCAAGCCATATTATCCACACTTGCTGTTGCTCTCCTCATCTTCTTCATAACCTTCAGCATCCACTACAACTCCCCTTCTTCAACTCCAACCAGCAAAAACATGCTACTCCAAGAAACATCCCATCCACAACCTCACTTGAGCCTCTTGATCGGCATCCTCACGCAGCCTGACCGGTACGATATCCGCCACTTCCTCCGCCTTGTTTATGGGACGCAGTCTTCCCCCATTGCCAGAATTGATGTCAAGTTCGTCCTCTGCAAGCTCACCAAACAGGAGCAGAGAGTCCTTGTAGCCCTCGAGATCATCCGTTTCAACGACATAATCATCCTCAACTGTTCCGAGAACATGAACAGCGGGAAAACCTACACCTACTTCTCCAGCCTCCCAAGAATACTCTCGGCCCCATACGACTACGTCATGAAGGCAGACGATGACGTGTTCTTGAGGCTTAAGCCCTTGGCATTGTCTCTCCAGATACTGCCAAGAAAAGACTTGTACTATGGTTTTGTCATACCTTGTCCTAGCATGAACCCCTTTGTCCATTACATGTCTGGAATGGGATTTGTGCTGTCTTGGGACCTTGTGGAATGGATAAGTACGTCACAGATTCCTGCCAACAGTACATTCGGACCGGAGGATAAGCTGGTCGGAGAGTGGCTAAACAGAGGGAACAAAGCCAAGAACCGGATTTCGGACAAACCAGCAATGTATGACTATCCTGGAACTAATGGTAGATGTTCACATGACCTTATACCAGACACAGTTGCAGTTCATCGAGTGAAGAGGTGGGATCAATGGCTACGTGTTCTTAGTTTCTTTAATGTTACCAAAGACATTAAACCTTCCAAGCTCTACAATGTATGA
- the LOC105175980 gene encoding uncharacterized protein LOC105175980: MCGLRLCWGFVLAVVVWFGSEERGVSGGVASVRVGNISEVEDAAYFRIYYGNTFKVIKNGFDGKSYLLIQNNSKMATRTKYCTSRIKSFVVPLANYSIEADYFPVSFFELLGLLGSLKGITSEYVASQCVLKLYEDGQLQLINKSESQQLTQFAAHFIVNTDQPQSCNFATFLPVGEDTPLQRAEWIKYLGVFANLETRANQVYDAIKKNYMCLSKTATSRQASFKPIVAWMAYNDGVWSFTKEAYKLKYVEDAGGENIDDSINKITYNVSIPDDLEAFHAILCTVDVVIDETYTSDPTVYNASTFLQNLNVEDQSCFAFMANQSLWRYDKRIQNSIVLDWYDGAISQPHLVLADLVEALFPSGNYTTKYFRNIAKGEGIVSIGPEMCDRESSIPMEPLIIAC; the protein is encoded by the exons ATGTGTGGATTGAGGTTGTGTTGGGGTTTTGTGTTGGCGGTAGTTGTGTGGTTTGGAAGTGAAGAAAGAGGAGTGAGTGGAGGTGTTGCAAGTGTGAGAGTTGGGAACATATCGGAGGTGGAAGATGCAGCCTATTTCCGCATATATTATGGCAACACTTTCAAAGTCATCAAGAATGGATTTGATGGCAAGAGTTATCTTCTCATTCAg AATAATTCGAAGATGGCGACTAGAACAAAATATTGCACGTCGAGGATAAAATCGTTCGTCGTTCCATTAGCCAATTATTCGATCGAGGCTGATTATTTTCCAG TTTCCTTCTTTGAG CTTCTGGGACTACTAGGGAGTCTGAAGGGCATCACATCAGAGTATGTGGCTTCTCAATGTGTGTTGAAACTGTACGAGGATGGACAACTGCAGCTCATCAACAAAAGTGAGTCACAGCAGCTCACTCAGTTTGCAGCACACTTCATTGTGAACACTGATCAGCCACAATCCTGCAACTTTGCTACTTTTCTCCCAGTGGGTGAGGACACTCCTCTCCAG AGAGCTGAGTGGATCAAGTACCTCGGAGTTTTTGCAAACTTGGAAACGAGAGCGAATCAAGTGTACGATGCA ATTAAGAAGAATTACATGTGCCTGAGTAAGACGGCGACTAGCCGGCAGGCATCATTCAAACCGATAGTCGCTTGGATGGCATACAACGAC GGTGTCTGGTCTTTCACAAAAGAGGCATACAAACTAAAG TACGTAGAGGATGCAGGTGGCGAAAATATTGACGACTCGATCAACAAAATCACATATAACGTCTCTATACCGGACGACTTGGAAGCATTTCATGCCATCCTATGT ACTGTCGATGTGGTGATCGATGAGACCTATACGTCTGACCCAACGGTCTACAATGCATCCACGTTCCTTCAGAACTTGAACGTCGAAGATCAATCTTGCTTCGCCTTCATGGCCAATCAAAGCCTGTGGAGATACGATAAAAGAATTCAGAACTCTATAGTTCTTG ATTGGTATGACGGAGCTATCTCTCAGCCGCATCTAGTCCTGGCCGATCTCGTTGAAGCTTTATTTCCATCAGGAAACTACACCACCAAATACTTCCGAAATATCGCGAAG GGAGAAGGAATTGTAAGCATTGGCCCGGAAATGTGCGACAGAGAGAGCTCCATACCTATGGAACCCTTAATTATAGCTTGCTAA
- the LOC105175978 gene encoding sucrose synthase 5 (The sequence of the model RefSeq protein was modified relative to this genomic sequence to represent the inferred CDS: added 29 bases not found in genome assembly), which yields MKKRPTAHRTNLFLYLLRGKYYAYTSSNQMASNAPALKRSETIADSMPEALRQSRYHMKRCFAKYTEKGKRMMKLQHLMGEMEQVIDDKAERTQLLEGLLGYILCTTQEAAVVPPYVAFAIRPSPGFWEYVKVSANDLSVEGITATEYLKYKEMTVDESWANDENALEIDFGVMDFSLPHLTLSSSIGNGLSYISKFLTSKLNNSPASAQSLVDYLLSLEHQGEKLMINETLNTVSKLQAALIVAEAALSSLPKDTPYQSFEMRFKEWGFEKGWGDKAERVQETMHSLSEILQAPDPLNMDRFFGRLPIIFNVVLFSVHGYFGQSDVLGLPDTGGQVVYVLDQVVALEEELLGRIKQQGLNVKPQILVVTRLIPDAKGTKCNVELEPVMNTKHSHILRVPFMTENGVLRQWVSRFDIYPYLEKYTQDAANKIIEIMEGKPDLIIGNYTDGNLVAALMASKLDTTLGTIAHALEKTKYEDSDLRWKEFDPKYHFSCQFTADLIAMNTADFIITSTYQEIAGSKDRPGQYESHTAFTLPGLYRVVSGINVFDPKFNIASPGADQSIYFPYTEKQKRFTTFRPVIEDLLFSKADNAEHIGYLEDKKKPIIFSMARLDIVKNITGLTEWYGKNKRLRNLVNLVIVGAFFDPSKSKDREEAAEIKKMHMLIDKYQLKGQIRWIAAQTDRKRNGELYRSIADTKGAFVQPAFYEAFGLTVIEAMNCGLPTFATSQGGPAEIIIDGVSGFHIDPNNGDESSNKIADFFQKCKEDPDHWNRISLQGLQRINECYTWKIYANKVLNMGCTYSFWRRLYRAEKQAKGRYIQTFYNLQFKSLVKNLTVKTDETPQQEPQEKPKPQPSRRRSGSTLQRLFGA from the exons ATGAAAAAACGTCCAACGGCCCATAGAaccaatctttttttatatttgttaaggGGTAAGTATTACGCTTATACCAGTAGTAACCAAATGGCTTCAAATGCACCAGCCTTGAAGAGGTCGGAGACGATAGCAGATAGCATGCCGGAGGCCTTGAGGCAAAGCCGGTACCATATGAAGAGGTGCTTTGCAAA AACTTCAGCATTTGATGGGGGAGATGGAGCAAGTTATAGACGACAAGGCCGAAAGGACTCAGTTGCTAGAAGGGTTGCTCGGATACATCTTGTGCACGACTCAG GAGGCAGCAGTTGTTCCTCCATATGTTGCCTTTGCTATTAGGCCGTCTCCTGGATTCTGGGAGTACGTTAAAGTGAGCGCAAACGATCTGTCCGTGGAGGGCATCACAGCTACCGAATACCTGAAATACAAAGAGATGACAGTGGATGAGAGCTG GGCAAACGATGAGAATGCATTGGAGATTGATTTTGGAGTAATGGACTTCTCTTTGCCTCACCTGACGCTATCTTCTTCTATTGGAAACGGGCTCAGCTACATTTCCAAGTTCCTTACCTCAAAGCTGAATAACAGCCCCGCGAGCGCCCAATCTCTTGTGGATTACTTGCTCTCATTAGAACATCAAGGAGAA AAACTCATGATAAATGAGACCCTCAACACTGTCTCAAAGCTTCAGGCTGCGCTAATAGTAGCTGAAGCAGCCCTGTCATCACTGCCCAAAGATACACCTTATCAGAGCTTTGAGATGAG GTTCAAGGAGTGGGGCTTCGAAAAAGGATGGGGTGATAAAGCCGAGAGAGTTCAGGAGACAATGCACTCACTTTCAGAAATACTCCAGGCTCCCGATCCGTTAAACATGGACAGATTTTTTGGAAGGCTTCCTATAATCTTCAACGTCGTTCTTTTCTCTGTCCATGGATACTTTGGACAGTCCGATGTTCTTGGCTTGCCAGACACCGGTGGGCAG GTGGTTTATGTCTTGGATCAAGTAGTTGCATTGGAAGAGGAATTACTGGGGAGAATTAAGCAGCAAGGTCTCAATGTGAAGCCTCAGATTCTAGTG GTCACTCGACTCATCCCTGATGCTAAGGGGACTAAGTGCAATGTCGAACTAGAACCAGTCATGAACACAAAACACTCCCACATCCTCAGAGTGCCGTTTATGACCGAAAATGGTGTTCTTCGACAATGGGTTTCACGATTCGATATCTATCCTTACCTTGAGAAATATACTCAG GATGCAGCCAACAAAATCATCGAAATCATGGAAGGAAAGCCTGATCTGATTATTGGAAACTACACCGATGGAAATCTGGTTGCAGCCCTCATGGCTAGTAAACTTGACACAACCCTG GGAACAATTGCACATGCATTGGAGAAGACGAAGTACGAAGATTCAGACCTCAGATGGAAGGAGTTCGACCCCAAGTATCACTTCTCATGCCAGTTCACAGCTGATTTAATTGCAATGAACACAGCAGATTTCATCATTACAAGCACATATCAAGAGATCGCCGGGAG CAAAGATAGGCCAGGGCAATACGAAAGCCATACAGCGTTTACGCTTCCAGGGCTCTACAGAGTTGTATCAGGGATCAATGTTTTTGATCCTAAGTTCAACATTGCTTCTCCTGGGGCCGACCAATCGATCTACTTCCCTTACACGGAGAAACAGAAGCGTTTCACAACATTTCGTCCCGTCATCGAAGACCTCCTCTTTAGTAAAGCTGATAATGCTGAACACAT TGGATATTTAGAAGACAAAAAGAAACCTATTATTTTCTCCATGGCAAGACTTGATATAGTCAAGAATATCACTGGACTAACAGAGTGGTATGGCAAGAACAAAAGGCTCAGGAACTTAGTCAATCTTGTTATTGTTGGAGCCTTCTTCGATCCTTCAAAATCGAAAGACAGAGAAGAAGCAGCAGAAATAAAGAAGATGCACATGCTAATAGACAAGTACCAACTCAAGGGACAGATTAGATGGATAGCTGCCCAGACAGACAGGAAGCGTAATGGTGAGCTATATCGTTCCATTGCTGATACAAAGGGAGCTTTTGTGCAGCCAGCTTTCTATGAAGCTTTCGGCCTAACGGTGATCGAGGCAATGAACTGTGGCTTACCGACTTTCGCAACTAGTCAAGGTGGCCCTGCCGAGATCATCATTGATGGGGTTTCCGGTTTTCACATTGACCCCAATAACGGAGACGAGTCGAGCAACAAGATTGCCGACTTTTTCCAGAAGTGCAAGGAGGATCCTGACCACTGGAATAGGATCTCGCTCCAAGGGCTGCAACGTATAAACGAATG CTACACATGGAAGATATATGCAAACAAAGTTCTGAACATGGGCTGCACCTATAGCTTCTGGAGGAGGTTGTACAGAGCGGAGAAGCAAGCCAAGGGGAGATATATTCAGACATTCTACAATCTTCAATTCAAGAGCTTG GTGAAGAATCTTACTGTTAAAACGGACGAAACTCCACAGCAAGAACCACAGGAGAAACCAAAGCCACAGCCCTCACGAAG GCGCTCGGGTTCCACATTGCAGAG GTTGTTCGGAGCTTGA
- the LOC105175981 gene encoding NAC domain-containing protein 45 — MAPVSLPPGFRFHPTDEELVAYYLKRKINGRKIDLEIIPEVDLYKCEPWDLPGKSLLPSKDLEWYFFSPRDRKYPNGSRTNRATKAGYWKATGKDRKVSSQMRAVGMKKTLVYYRGRAPHGARTDWVMHEYRLDERECENPSGLQDAYALCRVFKKSLNTSPKIGDHYVASASDRSSSIDLHCEGRYEDLDSSDYQMPLTSSPATNMTSSSTDARWMQYLSEEAFSFNNPYSNSPPIPYPPSRVDIALECARLQHRFSLPPLEVQDFSQGAFANNDPRMSTHPSVFHIENTNQPADIVQEILSVAQASQDLQNQETWAGINHGPVDDFSFFLNSSQPADMISNCSKYLDNLGGDQNHHRSIEIGDNDEVFQTGRMVENLRWIGMSDKELEKAFSDDFKTVPIENINSNIHGNQFHDFQGETSSHRFNAFTKATNENISIGPHVNDNVSDHNFLDNDGDIDDFSTSPSFEVYEKTEINHGLLVSTRQAAQTFYHKVVPSRTVQVHINPTTMMHQVPVSKSCSVSIPKHGSLSEKFVSFSRNMVRNMSMKIMKSQNCQENEIPKVVEEGGTFCEEVNNIKPYFTFALALCAIWVQIVTPFS, encoded by the exons ATGGCACCAGTTTCATTGCCTCCAGGGTTCCGCTTCCACCCCACCGACGAAGAACTTGTCGCCTATTACCTAAAGAGAAAGATCAACGGCCGAAAAATCGATCTTGAAATCATCCCAGAAGTTGATCTCTACAAGTGTGAGCCATGGGACCTGCCAG GGAAATCATTGTTACCTAGCAAAGATCTGGAATGGTACTTCTTCAGCCCCCGAGACCGTAAATACCCCAACGGGTCGAGGACGAATCGTGCAACGAAAGCCGGGTACTGGAAGGCCACCGGCAAGGACAGGAAGGTGAGTTCACAAATGAGGGCAGTTGGAATGAAGAAAACCCTAGTTTACTACCGAGGTCGAGCTCCCCATGGAGCTCGGACCGATTGGGTTATGCACGAGTACCGGTTGGACGAAAGAGAGTGCGAAAATCCCTCTGGCTTGCAG gaTGCTTACGCGCTATGTCGTGTATTCAAGAAGAGCTTGAATACTAGCCCAAAAATCGGAGACCATTATGTTGCATCAGCCAGCGATCGGTCCTCCAGCATTGACCTACATTGTGAAGGAAGATACGAAGATCTTGACAGTTCTGACTATCAAATGCCGTTGACCTCATCCCCTGCTACGAACATGACTAGTTCATCAACTGATGCAAGATGGATGCAATATTTGTCGGAAGAGGCATTTAGCTTCAACAATCCATACTCCAATTCCCCTCCTATACCGTATCCACCATCAAGg GTTGACATAGCATTAGAATGTGCAAGGTTACAACATCGGTTTTCACTACCGCCATTGGAGGTCCAAGATTTCTCACAGGGTGCATTCGCTAACAACGATCCTCGGATGTCGACCCATCCAAGTGTTTTCCATATCGAAAACACGAATCAACCTGCGGACATCGTGCAAGAAATCCTTTCAGTTGCTCAAGCTTCTCAGGATCTTCAAAATCAGGAGACATGGGCTGGAATCAACCACGGTCCTGTCGATGATTTTTCGTTTTTCCTCAACAGTAGTCAGCCAGCTGATATGATCAGTAATTGCTCCAAATATTTAGACAACTTAGGAGGAGACCAAAACCATCACAGGTCTATTGAAATTGGAGACAACGATGAAGTCTTCCAAACTGGGAGAATGGTCGAGAACTTGAGGTGGATTGGAATGTCTGACAAGGAACTTGAAAag GCCTTCTCCGATGACTTCAAGACAGTCCCAATCGAAAACATTAACTCCAATATCCATGGAAACCAATTCCATGATTTCCAAG GAGAAACCAGCAGCCACAGATTCAATGCATTCACCAAGGCAACAAACGAGAATATCTCGATTGGACCTCATGTTAACGACAACGTCAGCGACCACAACTTCTTGGACAACGACGGGGACATCGATGATTTCTCGACCTCCCCAAGCTTCGAGGTGTACGAGAAAACTGAAATCAATCACGGATTGCTCGTTTCAACCCGACAGGCGGCCCAGACGTTTTACCACAAGGTGGTGCCGTCCAGGACAGTCCAAGTCCATATAAACCCCACGACGATGATGCATCAAGTTCCAGTATCAAAATCATGCTCCGTGTCTATACCTAAACACGGGAGTTTGTCCGAGAAATTCGTGTCGTTTTCAAGAAACATGGTAAGAAACATGTCTATGAAGATCATGAAATCCCAAAATtgccaagaaaatgaaatcccAAAAGTTGTTGAAGAAGGAGGGACATTTTGTGAGGAGGTGAACAACATAAAGCCATACTTCACTTTTGCTTTGGCTTTGTGTGCTATTTGGGTACAAATTGTAACACCTTTCTCTTGa